ATCGTTCAGCCAGGATCGGTAACCAGTGACCAGTATCGAGTCGTCTCAATAAATAAGGATTCAGTCAAGCTGGAGCGAAAGGTTGCGGGTATCACCTACGTCCAGGTGGTGCCACTCAGCGATACCAGCCTTGGCCCGACTAGTGGAACCGGTAGCCTCGGCGGTCGGCCCGGCCTCGGCGGCGGACGGCCCGGCAATCTGCCGGCAGCAGGTGGCGGGGGCGGCGCTGGCTAGTAGCCGGCGCGTGCTACGGGGATTTGTGGAAGAGAAGAAACGTAAGGTAGTAAATGCGGTGTCTACAGCGCCGCGCAGGATCAGGGAGAAATCAATGAGCAAGTGGCGAGTTTTCGGTATCGGCCTGGCCTCGGCCGGGCTGGCGCTGGCGGCCATGGCGGCGCTGCCCACAGCGGCGATAGCCCAGGATAACGGTGGACAGAGCGATTCCGCCGTAGCCAATCAAAAGGTGAACCTGGATGTGGAGAGCGCACAGCTTTACTACGCCCTCGAGCTTCTTTTCAAGCAGCTGAAGGGCGACGTAAGCTACGTTATCGACCCGTCGCTGAAGACGATTCCCGTGAGTGCGCACCTGCACCAAAAGCCGTTCCAGGTAGTACTGGAAACGCTGCTGCAGCAGAGTGGCGCACCGCTAACCATCAGCGTGCAGAACGGTATCTACAGCATCGTGCCGAAGCGTCAGGACCAGACGGCAACGCCGACCGGCACGAGCACGGACAATACCCAAACCGCACAGGAGCAGCCACGGTTTATCAAAATACCGGGCACCTCGCTGAACTTCAACTCCATCGACATCGTGCAGGCTCTGGGTGGCCGCATCATCATGTCTACGCCTGAGGCCAACAGCTTCGGCAGTGGTGGCATGGGCGGTGGCGGCATGGGCGGCATGGGTGGCATGGGTGGTGGTATGGGTGGCATGGGTGGTATGGGCGGTATGGGTGGTATGGGCGGCATGGGCGGTGGTATGGGTGGTATGGGCGGCGGCGGCTTTGGTGGCGGCATGGGCGGAGGCGGCTTCGGCGGAGGCGGCTTCGGTGGCGGCGGCGGCTTCGGCGGCGGCGGTCGCTAACATAGCGCCATCTGGCTTGGCAGTGTCTGCGACCGGCGGCAACACCACCGGTCGCAGACACCTGCGCGTTCCATGCGCCGGCAACAGCACTCATACTGCACCGTTGCTGGCCGCAGTAGCGCCTCGCGAATTGTGAAGTTGGAAGAAGGACTCTGCGCGAACCACGCAGAAGAGGTAGGCTGAGCCGCGGCAGCAAGCCGCGTATACGGCCACAGGGCATCGGCAACAGGTCTGACCTCTGCGCCGTCAGACATCTAAAGGGGGCTTCGCAACATGGGCTTGCACCGGCATTTGAGGCTTGCAGCAGGGTGTTGTTTCGTCGCGGCGATATTTGCATCGCTGCTTGGAGCGGCACAGCGGCCAGCCGAGGCCAGGGCGTTGCTGCCCGGGCAATCGGGGAATGCGCTGTTCAATACTCCGGTGGATGTTGAGCTGTCGAACGCGCCGTTGAACGTCGCGACGAAGCTCATCATGCAGAAGACCGGAATCAGCATCGTCTTCATTCATTCCGACACACCATACGGCAACGTTACGCTGTCGGTGAAGAACCAGCCGGCGCGCGATGTCTTGAAGCTGATGGCCAAGTCGGCTGGAGCCGATATGTGGGAGGCCAACGGCGTCTTCTTTATCGGACCAAAAGGCAGCGCTCCGAGGCAGGCGCCGCAGGAGCCTGATTCGGCGCCCGGACTCTCGCCCGAGAACCCGAACCCGCCCGGTCCGGTGCGCTACGAGAAGATTCAGTTGATGTACAACGACCCGCGTGACATTCTTCACCGGCTCGGAGTTCTCAGCGGCCCGATTCAGACCATTGAAGATCAACTTACGGCAAACGTGCTGCGGACGATGCTGCGCCAGGAGGATCCATACTCGTCAACCGGCACGATCAGCAGCCCGGCCACGTTCCTGCCGAACGGCGCCATTACGACGGCGCCGCCGCCCCAGGCTGCACCCTCCGTACCGACGGGTACGGCTGCAGGCAGCGTTCTGCCGCAGGCGCAGACCGGTGAAGGCGCATCGGCGGGCCCATCCGGTGTGCTGCCAAGCGGCGTTGGCGTAGGGTCGGATCAAGGCGCCGGTCGCGACCTCCAGAATCCGGACGAGTTTGGCCGCGGTCAGTTTGGCCGCGGCGGCGGCGGCGGTCTCGGCGGTGGCGGGTTCGGCGGAGGGCAAGGCGGCGGCGGCTTCGGCGGCGGGCTGGGTGGACAGGGCGGTGGCGCAGGCGGCTTCGGCGGCGCCGGTGGCGGCGGTCAGGGTCCGGGAGCAGGCGCAGCCGCGGGATTATTGCCGCCAGGCATTACCGCGAACGACCTCTATGCGTTTGATGCAGATAACAGCATCATCGTCCGCTATACCAACGCTGCGGCCCTTCGACAGCTCCGCGAAGTGATTCGCCTGCTGGACGTCAAGCCCAAACAGATTATGATCCGGGCGCAATTCGTCACGGTGACCCAGAATGATATCGACACGTTCGGTATCAACTGGAGCTTCCAGAAGGTTAACCTGGTCGGCGCAGTCAGCACGGGCTTTTCAGCAAGCAGCACGGCGTACATTCAATTCGCTACCGGAAACCTTCAAACGTCGCTCAGCTGGATCCTCACCACGGGCCGAGGTAAGTTGGTAGCCTCGCCGATGGCGACCACCCTGAACAACGTTGCCGTGCAGTTCGTAACCACCGAAGTGGTGCCAATCTTCCTGTCGCAGCCGGTATCGGTCGGAAATGGGACGGTCATCCTGACCTCAACCGTTACGCCGTTCCCGGTTACAACGGGCCTCGCAATGCTGCCGCGGATCAATGGTGATGACTCGATCACGCTGTTTGGTACGGCATTTGTCAGCAGCATTCTGGGAACGGAGACCGGGCCGAACGGTGAAAGCTTCCCGCTGGTCTCCGTAGAAGCGGCTCCGGTGCGCAGGATTATTCGCAGTGGCGATACGATGGTAATTGCCGGCTTGCTGCAGAAGCAGGACCTGGTCTCCAGCAACAGGGTGCCTCTGCTCGGCGATCTGCCTCTTATCGGCAGTCTGTTCCGCTCCCGAGGCGTAACCACCAACGACTCCGAACTGTTGGTGTTCATCACGCCAAGTATCATTCCGGAGCGGCCGCCGCTAAATGGCGTCGCCGGTGGTTTGAGCGGAGCCGGCGGCCTGTCACCGGAATCAGGTCCGGGCGGCGGCGGAGGCGGCATTATTCCGTAACGTCGGCTTTCTCTGTTCGGGTTTACTCGGCGCTCAGCGAACGGTACTGCGACACGCAGCCGAGCGCTGAGCGCCGTTTTCGCCACATGAACCAGTGCAGCAACATCGCCATCATCGGATTCATGGGCGCCGGGAAATCTACGGTCGGTCGACTTTGCGCCTCGATGCTCGGGATGGAGTTTGTGGATATCGACGAGGTTGTTCAGCGCTCCACCGGCCATCGAATCGCCGAGGTATTCGCTGAATGCGGTGAGGGCGAATTTCGCCGGCTGGAGGCTGCCGCTCTCCGCGAAGTCGCGTCGTCCAGCGGGGCGGTCATCGCGACGGGTGGTGGAGCGATATTGAACCCCGATACGCGTGCCACGCTGTGCGCCAGGTGCTTTTGCGTTTGGCTGCGCGTCTCAGTTGCAGAATCGTCGCGACGGCTCGCGGGTGTATCGGCCGACCGTCCACTTTGGTCCAGCGTGCGGGCCGAGTCGGAGGCTCGCCTCGCGGCGCGGGAGCCGCTCTACCGTCTCTGTGCTCATGCCACGGTCAGTACCGACGGGCTCAGTGCGGAGAACGTGGCGCTCGCCGTAGTGCAGCTATGGTCAAAAGGCTGTGGAGACGCCGGGAGCTCGGCGAAGGCGTGATGGCAAGCGCTCCAGTTACCAGTGAGGTGACGGTGCCGCTTGGCCAGCGGAGTTACCCGGTAGTCATCGGTTGCGGACTGATCGCTCCCGGTGCGACAATCGAACGTATCGCGGCGCAGATAGCAGATGGCAAGGTGGCCGTAGTTGCGCAAGCGCCGGTAATCCGGCGCTGGGCGCCGCTGTTCATGCGCTCACTGCACGATGCCGGTGTTCGCTCTGAGCTCATCTGCATTCCGAACGGTGAAGGCGCCAAGTCGCCGGCCAACGTCACACGGCTGTGTCGCCAGTTTGTGGCTCATGGGCTGGACAGGCGCTCAACCGTAATTGCTCTAGGCGGTGGTGTGACGGGCGATCTCGCGGGCTTTGCCGCGGCATCGTATCTGCGTGGAATCCAGTTTATGCAGGCGCCGACCACGCTTCTGGCGCAAGTAGATGCGGCAATCGGCGGCAAAACCGGCATCAACCTTCCGGAAGGTAAAAACCTGATTGGAGCAATCTGGCAGCCCACGCTGGTTGTGTCGGATGTGGATACTCTCGCGACGCTCCCACGCCGTGAGGTTCGGAGTGCGCTGGCCGAGGTGATCAAGTACGGCGTGATAGCCGACGCGGATCTTTTCCGTTACGTGCGGAACAACATGGATGCGCTGCTCCTTCGCGACCCTGCAGCGCTTACTGAAGTCGTGACGCGCTCGTGCCGCATCAAGTCCGGAGTGGTTGCCGAGGATGAAACCGAACAGGGACGCCGCGCGGTATTGAACTTTGGGCATACAGTGGCCCACGCACTGGAGAGCGTCACGCGGTACCGCATCTACCGGCATGGCGAAGCCGTGTCGATTGGTATGGTGGCTGCAGCAGCCATCGGCGTGGAGCTGGGCATCACCGCCGCAACCGACGCCGAGGCGCTGGACGCTTGCCTGCTGCAGGCCGGCCTACCTGTGACGATGCCGCAACTGCCGGTGGACGAGTTGTTGGAGGCCTGCTTCCGTGATAAGAAAACCGTGGATCGGCGGCTGAGGTTTGTACTGGCGCCAAGTATCGGCAAATGCTCCGTGGTGGCTGGAGTGCCGGTAGCCGCAGTGCGAAGCGCAATCACTCTGCTTCAGCGACCACCCTACGGTGCGCTGCGATGAACGGCAACGTGGCGGGCGCATCGCGTAAGGAGCCCGGGCCGTCGACGGCGCGCCTGGTGCTTGCCACCGGGTGGATCCTGCTTTTGGGTGGCCGGTGGTGCCTCGCGCCGGCGCTTCTGGGTTCGCGCCTGCTTAATGCGGTTGAACTGCGGAAGCTGGATGATGGAGTACTGTTAATGGCGTATCTGGCGCTGCTGCTGGCCACCGTGATCGTGCTTGCGTTGAGTTGGCTGCGACGCCGGGAACTACCACAGGAGCGCGCGACGGGCAGCCATGATTAACGAAGTGGCGAACGGCAGATATGAAGCGGTTGAAAAACTGGGTGAAGGAGCGATCTTCGCGGCCTACCGGGCTCGCGACCGGCAGCGCAATCGCGCCGTGACGCTTCGCGTGGTGCGCGGCGAGCTTCAGCCCGACACGGCGTTCATCGATGCTCTCAGGCAGCAGTGCAGTGTCGAGCAGACTCTCAACCATCCCGGCATCATCCACACCGAGGAAGTCGGCCAGCATAACGGATCCACATACCTGGTTTCGGAGTTCGTGCGCGGTCTCGACTTACGGGAGCGGATTCGCCGGATAGCGCCGTTCACACTCTCGGTGGCTGTGGAGTTTGCGTGCGCGCTCGGCGAAGCCCTGCATTACGCGCATAATTCCGGCTATGCACACGGCGACTTGCGGCCGGAGAACATCATCGCCACACCGGAAGGTGCATTGCGGGTTGCAAACTTTTCCGTTTATCGCGCCAGCCTTGCCAGTCCATCTGCGTCCGAACATATAGCGGCGGTGGCAGCACCGTATCGGGCGCCGGAATTCACACCGGGAAGTTTGCCAACCCCTGCCGGCGACATCTACGCGGTTGGCGCCATCGTCTACGAAATGCTGACCGGCGCGCCACCGTACGCGGCCGATAGTACCGAGGCGATGGCGGCGATGCATGCCGGCGCAAACATCCCACGCTTGCGCGCTGCAAATCCCGGTGTACCGCGCGCCGTGGAAGGCATTGTTACCAAGTGTCTCCAAAAGGATTTTACACGCAGGTATGCATCGGCGGCAGAGCTTTTGGCAGACTTGAAGATGGTGCGCGACGCCCTGCGGTTCGGCAAGTCGCTTTCGTGGTCACCGTTAGAGCTGCCGCCAACCGTGCCGCCCGGATCAGCGGCCGCAGTACCGACTGAGCC
This DNA window, taken from Armatimonadota bacterium, encodes the following:
- the aroB gene encoding 3-dehydroquinate synthase, with product MASAPVTSEVTVPLGQRSYPVVIGCGLIAPGATIERIAAQIADGKVAVVAQAPVIRRWAPLFMRSLHDAGVRSELICIPNGEGAKSPANVTRLCRQFVAHGLDRRSTVIALGGGVTGDLAGFAAASYLRGIQFMQAPTTLLAQVDAAIGGKTGINLPEGKNLIGAIWQPTLVVSDVDTLATLPRREVRSALAEVIKYGVIADADLFRYVRNNMDALLLRDPAALTEVVTRSCRIKSGVVAEDETEQGRRAVLNFGHTVAHALESVTRYRIYRHGEAVSIGMVAAAAIGVELGITAATDAEALDACLLQAGLPVTMPQLPVDELLEACFRDKKTVDRRLRFVLAPSIGKCSVVAGVPVAAVRSAITLLQRPPYGALR
- a CDS encoding shikimate kinase; the protein is MNQCSNIAIIGFMGAGKSTVGRLCASMLGMEFVDIDEVVQRSTGHRIAEVFAECGEGEFRRLEAAALREVASSSGAVIATGGGAILNPDTRATLCARCFCVWLRVSVAESSRRLAGVSADRPLWSSVRAESEARLAAREPLYRLCAHATVSTDGLSAENVALAVVQLWSKGCGDAGSSAKA